From a single Zygotorulaspora mrakii chromosome 2, complete sequence genomic region:
- the TDA10 gene encoding putative ATP-dependent kinase (similar to Saccharomyces cerevisiae YGR205W; ancestral locus Anc_5.132) gives MLGKGSSILENSITFLEEYVPAWFEKRELKEDSSPLFIFISGPQGSGKSYTTTFLHKHLVQKYGAERRIASMSIDDFYLSHDDQITLGKRFSSNKLLQGRGLPGTHDIPLLSRCLEAIWKGDESKVSLPQYDKSKFNGEGDRSKEVTVVDLPLDIVIIEGWFLGFKPVSEIPESSPSEFFQGTPDMKQIDANLQLYAPLLWSNPQICSLGIVFEADEIENVYKWRQQQEWALKLKDDQGMDDEGVKTFVDRYLPAYRLYYENMVRAEDLGSMATLTLGIDLERNVISCKSRCVE, from the coding sequence ATGTTAGGAAAAGGTAGTTCAATTTTGGAGAACAGTATTACTTTTCTGGAAGAGTACGTACCAGCATGGTTCGAGAAACGtgaattgaaagaagatAGTTCGCCGCTGTTTATATTCATATCAGGTCCACAGGGATCTGGAAAATCCTATACAACGACTTTTTTGCACAAGCATTTGGTGCAAAAGTATGGCgcagaaagaagaattgcaAGCATGTCAATTGACGATTTCTACCTATCCCATGACGATCAAATAACGCTCGGTAAGAGATTTTCTAGTAACAAATTGCTTCAAGGAAGAGGTCTGCCCGGGACGCATGATATTCCACTACTTTCACGTTGTTTGGAAGCGATTTGGAAGGGGGATGAATCAAAGGTATCCTTACCGCAGTACGATAAATCGAAGTTCAATGGCGAAGGAGACAGAAGCAAGGAGGTTACAGTTGTAGATCTTCCATTAGATATTGTGATTATAGAGGGATGGTTTCTTGGATTCAAGCCTGTGTCAGAAATTCCCGAAAGCTCTCCATCggaattttttcaaggaACTCCAGATATGAAACAAATCGACGCAAATCTGCAACTCTACGCTCCATTATTGTGGTCTAATCCTCAAATATGCTCGTTAGGCATAGTATTCGAGGCGGATGAAATCGAGAATGTTTATAAATGGAGACAGCAACAGGAGTGGGCCCTCAAACTTAAAGATGATCAGGGAATGGACGACGAGGGCGTGAAAACCTTTGTTGACAGATATCTCCCGGCATACCGACTATATTACGAAAATATGGTTCGTGCAGAAGATTTGGGCTCCATGGCGACGCTAACTTTAGGAATTGACCTGGAAAGGAATGTGATTTCGTGTAAGAGTAGATGCGTTGAATAA
- the REC107 gene encoding Rec107p (similar to Saccharomyces cerevisiae REC107 (YJR021C); ancestral locus Anc_5.131), translating into MSCHSDDVSTDVSLSLSSPPGKGLPLRLIDTADHQAERLEEADKQILEWAGKLEIESVDLREKSAELIKVLQKNSKQLCGILKRLTEAPAKDGEKSIQEIGSHLEEQLGRLEKKIGSQGCCTLVSPEDQDKEIGLAALAEHMKSHLDITQERTETTLIAARGIMLNLTKQFEDTQNVLVSISKDISYLRDRQLYVEERLNTFEYKEKVEGKCTSSASDLNLHGTTLLNEVEEENTDINLLKTNLINKRDGSNIIVLPKGNQSAKRIGKRRNLAQARTIIPWEEIENNVEDI; encoded by the exons ATGTCGTGCCACTCTGATGATGTATCTACTGATGTATCGTTGTCTTTATCCTCGCCCCCTGGGAAAGGCTTGCCATTACGACTTATTGATACCGCTGATCATCAAGCTGAGCGCCTAGAGGAGGCTGATAAGCAAATATTAGAATGGGCTGGcaaattggaaattgaGAGTGTTGATTTACGAGAGAAATCTGCAGAACTGATCAAAGTCTTGcaaaagaattcaaaacaaCTCTGTGGGATTTTAAAAAGGCTTACCGAAGCACCAGCGAAGGATGGAGAA AAGTCTATACAGGAAATTGGTTCACATTTGGAGGAACAGCTGGGAAGgttggagaaaaaaataggaTCCCAAGGGTGCTGCACTCTAGTTTCTCCAGAGGATCAGGATAAGGAAATTGGACTTGCAGCATTAGCAGAACATATGAAAAGTCACCTTGATATCACTCAGGAGAGAACTGAGACGACGTTAATCGCAGCCCGTGGCATTATGTTAAATCTAACTAAGCAATTCGAGGATACACAAAACGTATTGGTATCAATCTCAAAAGATATCAGCTACTTACGTGATAGGCAATTATACGTGGAGGAGCGTTTGAACACGTttgaatataaagaaaAGGTTGAAGGCAAATGCACAAGTAGTGCAAGCGATCTGAATTTACATGGAACAACGTTACTgaatgaagttgaagaagagaataCGGACATCAACTTATTGAAAACTAATTTAATAAACAAGAGAGACGGGAGCAACATTATTGTGCTCCCAAAAGGCAACCAATCTGCCAAGCGAATAGGAAAAAGGCGCAATCTTGCACAGGCTAGAACGATCATACCATGggaagagattgaaaacaatgtcgaagatatataa
- the TES1 gene encoding palmitoyl-CoA hydrolase (similar to Saccharomyces cerevisiae TES1 (YJR019C); ancestral locus Anc_5.133): MGPSHMGLEKILELTRQSASRFVTTTLPAAPVLARGTFGGTLVAQSLLASLYTVPTNFVPTSLHCYFISGGDPNNMIAYDVEDLRNGRNFIHKQITAYQGQRLIFSSTILFAKEKHDHDSLHFLKTIKPSDLPDLRKFCDASSLFERKFILNDNWKRYANLQPALGNPGIIQKQLETFQFGPIAYKFPEDLFYSTADTDKLDQYISIRSSVTTTAVQYGENPFRITPANDRRYNYVAFAYLSDSYLLMTVPYFHKLPMYSHKFSVSLDHSIYFHDMPRVNDWIYLQVTNPRSHWDKHLMRGEYYDSETGEIVANVSQEGLVIYDSEREIRAKF; this comes from the coding sequence ATGGGACCAAGTCATATGGGGTTGGAGAAAATTCTAGAGCTGACAAGGCAATCGGCTTCCCGGTTCGTCACTACAACTTTACCTGCGGCACCAGTTTTGGCTAGAGGAACTTTTGGCGGTACTCTGGTTGCCCAATCACTATTAGCCTCGTTATACACTGTTCCTACGAATTTTGTACCAACTTCATTGCACTGCTATTTTATCAGTGGGGGTGATCCAAATAATATGATCGCCTATGATGTAGAAGATCTGAGAAATGGCCGAAACTTCATTCATAAACAAATCACAGCTTACCAAGGTCAGAGATTGATATTCTCGTCTACAATTTTATTTGCTAAGGAAAAGCACGACCACGATTCGTTGCACTTCTTAAAAACAATAAAGCCTTCGGACTTACCAGATTTGCGGAAATTTTGCGATGCTTCGAGCCTGTTTGAGAGGAAGTTTATCTTGAACGATAATTGGAAACGATATGCAAATCTACAGCCGGCACTTGGAAACCCAGGTATAATTCAAAAGCAACTCGAGACCTTTCAATTTGGTCCAATTGCATACAAATTCCCTGAGGACCTATTTTATTCTACTGCAGACACTGATAAATTAGATCAATACATTTCCATAAGAAGTTCAGTAACAACTACCGCTGTGCAATACGGAGAAAACCCATTTCGAATCACTCCAGCAAATGATAGGCGCTATAATTACGTAGCATTCGCTTATCTGTCAGATTCTTACCTACTTATGACTGTTCCGTATTTCCACAAGTTACCAATGTACTCTCATAAATTTAGCGTCTCCTTAGATCATAGCATATATTTCCATGATATGCCCAGAGTGAATGACTGGATATATTTGCAGGTTACGAATCCAAGATCCCACTGGGACAAGCACTTAATGCGCGGGGAATATTATGATTCAGAAACAGGTGAAATAGTTGCTAACGTTTCGCAAGAAGGATTGGTAATTTATGAttcagaaagagaaatccGAGCAAAATTCTAA
- the LSM8 gene encoding U4/U6-U5 snRNP complex subunit LSM8 (similar to Saccharomyces cerevisiae LSM8 (YJR022W); ancestral locus Anc_5.130) yields MSPLLKDYLNRRIIVVKTDGEAFYATLEGFDKNTNLLLFNSRNLNDEPICMAQVLRGSEIVLCGLVEDDSNLTLKLNSASNIKDTRNKVTNEYLIWEAVWKKQLKK; encoded by the coding sequence ATGTCACCCTTACTCAAGGATTACTTGAATCGACGTATTATCGTAGTCAAAACTGATGGGGAAGCATTTTACGCCACCCTGGAGGGATTCGATAAAAATACAAACCTACTGCTTTTCAATTCACGTAACCTGAACGACGAGCCAATATGCATGGCCCAAGTGCTAAGGGGGAGTGAGATAGTCCTCTGTGGACTAGTCGAAGACGACAGCAATCTGACTTTGAAACTCAACTCTGCGTCGAATATAAAAGATACAAGGAATAAAGTAACTAATGAGTATTTAATATGGGAAGCTGTTTGGAAAAAACAGTTAAAAAAGTAA